In bacterium, the following are encoded in one genomic region:
- a CDS encoding glucose 1-dehydrogenase: MILEKMSLKGKAGIVVGASRGLGKGIAIGLAQAGADLAVTSRELKIIEKVAEEIKSWGGKMLPLQVDVARKEDIDIMVEKTLEKFGKIDFLFNNAGRITRVPAENFSEEDWDEEMNVNLKGTFLCCQAVGRVMIKQKRGKIVNISSIASFIGGKNISAYVASKGGVSQLTKSLASDWAKYNIRVNAIGPGYFETDLTEPLRKDPKRFSAINARIPLGRWGKPEDLAGIAVFLASDASDYITGQTIFVDGGWLAV; encoded by the coding sequence ATGATTTTGGAAAAGATGAGTCTTAAGGGGAAAGCAGGGATAGTGGTTGGTGCAAGCCGCGGTCTGGGGAAAGGTATTGCTATTGGTCTTGCTCAGGCTGGGGCAGACCTTGCTGTGACCAGCAGAGAACTGAAAATAATTGAGAAAGTAGCTGAGGAAATCAAAAGTTGGGGAGGGAAAATGCTTCCCCTGCAGGTTGATGTGGCGAGAAAAGAAGATATTGATATAATGGTAGAGAAAACTCTGGAAAAATTTGGGAAAATAGATTTTCTGTTCAATAATGCCGGAAGGATTACCAGAGTGCCAGCTGAAAATTTTTCAGAAGAAGATTGGGACGAGGAGATGAATGTTAATTTGAAAGGGACTTTCTTGTGTTGCCAGGCGGTGGGGAGAGTAATGATTAAACAGAAGAGAGGGAAAATTGTAAACATTTCTTCCATAGCCAGCTTTATAGGGGGAAAGAATATTTCTGCCTATGTAGCAAGCAAGGGAGGGGTTTCTCAGCTGACCAAGTCGCTCGCCAGTGACTGGGCGAAATATAACATTAGGGTTAATGCTATTGGACCGGGCTATTTTGAGACTGATTTGACTGAGCCTTTGCGGAAGGACCCCAAAAGATTTTCGGCAATAAATGCAAGAATTCCTTTAGGTAGATGGGGTAAGCCTGAGGATCTGGCGGGAATAGCTGTCTTTCTTGCTTCCGATGCTTCGGATTACATAACCGGCCAGACAATCTTTGTGGATGGAGGATGGCTTGCGGTTTAA
- a CDS encoding M48 family metallopeptidase, whose product MRFKEVNSTKKILNIVLVMFLVFLVGCAVHPVTGKKEIRLLSTSQEVALGKQAAQQVVNEFGIYDDPELDKYINEVGQKLVDVSERKEITYSFTVLNTPMVNAFAAPGGFIFVTRGILKELDDEAQLAGVMAHEIGHVVYRHGAKQFEKAFGYQAILLVGEILTKKDLSQLQQYTNFFVSLMLLGYSRKNELESDNSAIRYSLAGGYDPRGIADFFEKLKAMEKKPPSKFETLFRSHPPTGDRIERVELYLEQVEFEGAELVRNEEKFKKFTQNLPAEESPK is encoded by the coding sequence TTGCGGTTTAAGGAGGTAAATTCTACGAAAAAAATTTTGAATATCGTTTTAGTGATGTTTCTTGTTTTCCTTGTAGGGTGCGCAGTCCATCCGGTTACAGGGAAGAAAGAAATCAGGCTGCTTTCTACGAGTCAGGAAGTAGCTCTGGGGAAACAGGCGGCTCAACAGGTAGTAAATGAGTTTGGCATTTACGATGACCCGGAACTAGACAAATATATAAATGAGGTGGGGCAGAAACTGGTTGATGTTTCTGAGAGGAAAGAGATAACCTACTCTTTCACCGTGCTTAATACTCCCATGGTGAACGCATTTGCTGCTCCTGGAGGCTTCATTTTTGTCACCAGGGGAATCCTTAAGGAACTGGATGACGAGGCTCAGCTGGCGGGGGTTATGGCGCACGAGATCGGACATGTCGTGTATCGCCACGGAGCGAAACAGTTCGAGAAAGCATTTGGTTACCAGGCGATTCTCCTCGTAGGAGAAATACTCACCAAGAAAGACTTGAGTCAGCTCCAGCAATATACAAATTTCTTTGTTTCCCTTATGCTTCTGGGATACAGCCGGAAGAACGAGCTGGAGTCAGATAATTCAGCAATCCGTTATTCCCTTGCTGGCGGATACGACCCAAGGGGAATAGCTGACTTTTTCGAGAAACTTAAAGCTATGGAAAAAAAACCTCCAAGTAAATTTGAAACTCTCTTTCGTTCCCATCCACCTACAGGTGATAGAATCGAGAGGGTCGAGCTCTACCTGGAACAGGTTGAGTTCGAGGGTGCTGAACTGGTAAGGAATGAGGAAAAGTTCAAAAAGTTTACGCAAAATCTGCCTGCCGAGGAATCTCCCAAGTAA